A single region of the Geobacillus subterraneus genome encodes:
- the cas2 gene encoding CRISPR-associated endonuclease Cas2, which yields MFVILVYDFNEKRVAKALKIARKYLHWVQNSVFEGEITTANYEKLKMELRQMMDPDEDSVIFYTFRTQKYSKREEMGLKKGGDEFIL from the coding sequence ATGTTTGTGATTCTCGTGTACGATTTTAACGAAAAGCGCGTGGCCAAAGCGTTGAAAATTGCTCGCAAATATCTTCATTGGGTGCAAAACTCGGTGTTTGAAGGGGAGATCACAACGGCGAATTACGAAAAGTTAAAGATGGAACTGCGCCAAATGATGGATCCTGATGAGGACTCGGTCATTTTTTACACGTTTCGTACCCAAAAGTACTCGAAAAGAGAAGAAATGGGGTTGAAAAAGGGAGGGGATGAGTTCATCTTATAA
- a CDS encoding IS4-like element IS5377 family transposase — MNKHTTLPNLMQKLVSDEEIQLIAEAVGYRDSSRTFTLRELIHFFLLAAMHQWKSFRHGADVGPLYGLPRFHYSTVSKKAKEVPYDIMKRLLALIISKCNRQTRRSLRFPKPLRVVDSTTVTVGKNRLPWAPYHGERAGVKLHVAYSPESSLPADVVETTGLRHDGPVGEQLTNAQQVLVEDRAYFKIERLDRFVEQHQLFVIRMKDNIELHQKKSLKRLSSTSSSVQADFTCQLGTKQCRSTKRHRVVIFRDANGRDIRVVTNLFHASAETIADMYQQRWTVEVFFRWVKQYLNVPTLFGTTENAVYNQLFAAFIAYVLLRWLYDQTKKQTNVSLSFISFVRRFFSGQLPLDWKSGMAAALFEYAQIYGRRMYNFG; from the coding sequence ATGAACAAGCATACCACACTCCCGAATTTGATGCAAAAACTTGTTTCGGATGAAGAGATTCAACTGATTGCCGAAGCGGTTGGGTATCGTGATTCGTCTCGAACCTTTACGTTGCGCGAGTTGATTCACTTCTTCCTGCTGGCCGCCATGCATCAATGGAAAAGCTTTCGCCACGGAGCCGATGTGGGGCCTCTGTATGGATTGCCGCGATTCCATTATTCAACTGTATCCAAGAAAGCGAAAGAAGTTCCCTATGACATCATGAAACGCTTGTTGGCGTTGATCATTTCCAAGTGCAACCGCCAAACCCGCCGTTCGCTTCGGTTTCCCAAACCGCTTCGGGTGGTGGATTCGACGACCGTCACGGTCGGGAAAAACCGCCTCCCATGGGCGCCGTATCACGGCGAACGCGCCGGAGTGAAGCTGCACGTCGCGTATTCGCCGGAATCCTCGCTGCCGGCAGACGTGGTGGAAACGACCGGACTGCGTCACGATGGCCCAGTGGGAGAACAGTTGACGAACGCTCAACAAGTGCTGGTGGAAGACCGGGCGTATTTCAAAATCGAACGCCTCGATCGATTTGTGGAGCAGCATCAGCTCTTTGTCATTCGAATGAAGGACAACATCGAACTTCATCAGAAAAAAAGCTTGAAACGCCTTTCCAGCACATCTTCATCGGTTCAAGCCGACTTCACGTGCCAGTTGGGGACGAAACAATGCCGATCGACCAAGCGTCACCGGGTAGTGATCTTTCGAGATGCAAATGGCCGCGACATTCGGGTCGTGACGAACCTCTTCCATGCGTCTGCGGAAACCATTGCCGACATGTACCAACAACGTTGGACCGTTGAAGTCTTTTTCCGTTGGGTGAAGCAATATCTGAATGTCCCGACCTTGTTTGGCACGACGGAAAATGCGGTATACAACCAACTGTTTGCGGCGTTCATCGCGTATGTGTTGCTGCGATGGCTGTATGATCAAACCAAAAAACAGACGAACGTCTCTCTTTCCTTCATTTCGTTCGTTCGCCGTTTTTTCTCTGGGCAGCTTCCTCTCGATTGGAAATCCGGGATGGCCGCTGCTTTGTTTGAGTATGCCCAAATTTATGGAAGGCGTATGTATAATTTTGGATAA
- a CDS encoding RNA-guided endonuclease InsQ/TnpB family protein, with product MYFCIKQQLNGLTKEEYLTLRELCHIAKNMYNVGLYNVRQYYFEHKEFLNYEKNYHLAKTNENYKLLNSNMAQQILKKVNEAFKSFFGLISLAKQGKYDHKAISIPKYLKKDGFHSLIIGQIRIDGNKFTIPYSRLFKKTHKPITITIPPVLLDKKIKQIEIIPKHHARFFEIQYKYEMPEDQRELNDQKALAIDLGLNNLATCVTSDGRSFIIDGRRLKSINQWFNKENARLQSMKDKQKIKGTTRKQALLAMNRNNKVNDYINKTCRYIINYCIENQIGKLVIGYAETLQRNINLGKKTNQNFVNIPLGNIKEKLEYLCEFYGIEFLKQEESYTSQASFFDGDEIPEYNADNPKEYKFSGKRIKRGLYRTKSGKLINADVNGALNILKKSKAVDLSVLCSSGEVDTPQRIRIA from the coding sequence ATGTATTTTTGTATCAAACAACAGCTAAATGGTTTGACCAAAGAAGAATACTTGACTCTTCGAGAACTGTGCCATATTGCCAAGAACATGTACAACGTCGGATTGTACAATGTCAGACAATACTATTTTGAACACAAGGAATTTCTTAATTATGAGAAAAACTATCATCTTGCAAAAACTAACGAAAACTATAAGCTGTTAAACAGCAACATGGCACAGCAAATTTTAAAAAAGGTCAATGAAGCCTTTAAATCTTTCTTTGGTTTGATCAGTCTTGCCAAACAAGGAAAATATGACCACAAGGCTATCAGTATTCCAAAATATCTTAAAAAAGATGGCTTTCATTCACTGATCATTGGCCAGATTCGTATAGACGGCAACAAATTCACGATACCGTATTCTCGCCTATTTAAAAAGACTCACAAGCCTATCACGATAACGATTCCGCCTGTGTTGCTGGACAAAAAGATTAAGCAGATTGAAATCATTCCTAAGCATCATGCCAGGTTCTTTGAGATTCAGTACAAATATGAAATGCCTGAAGATCAAAGAGAATTAAACGACCAAAAAGCACTGGCAATTGATTTAGGATTAAACAATCTTGCCACTTGTGTCACATCAGACGGCAGATCATTCATCATTGATGGGCGGAGATTAAAAAGTATAAATCAATGGTTTAACAAAGAAAATGCCAGACTTCAAAGCATGAAAGATAAGCAAAAAATCAAAGGCACCACTCGTAAACAGGCTTTGCTTGCTATGAATCGCAATAATAAAGTGAATGATTATATCAACAAGACTTGCCGTTACATCATTAACTACTGTATTGAAAATCAAATTGGCAAACTTGTCATTGGCTATGCGGAAACATTACAACGCAATATTAATCTAGGAAAAAAGACAAATCAAAACTTTGTCAATATTCCTCTCGGTAACATAAAAGAAAAACTAGAATATCTTTGTGAATTTTACGGCATTGAATTCTTGAAACAGGAAGAATCATATACGTCTCAAGCCAGCTTTTTTGACGGCGATGAGATTCCTGAATATAATGCCGACAATCCAAAAGAATATAAGTTCAGCGGCAAACGTATTAAGCGCGGCTTGTATCGAACAAAGTCTGGCAAACTAATTAATGCTGATGTCAATGGCGCATTAAACATCTTAAAGAAAAGTAAAGCTGTAGACCTGAGTGTCTTATGCTCTAGCGGCGAAGTGGACACGCCTCAAAGAATAAGGATTGCTTGA
- the cas4 gene encoding CRISPR-associated protein Cas4 — MEYEMPVTGTDIWYYYICPREVWLMKHQIAPDQEDEAIEIGRFLSETTYQRDKKEISIGSIVIDRIRQEDGQLIIGEVKKSLSYLKSARMQLLYYLDTLRQAGIYAEGELLFPKERKKECVEWTEEGRHELERAIADIRRIVRMPVPPPPKKISFCGKCAYREYCWAEE; from the coding sequence ATGGAATATGAAATGCCTGTGACGGGAACGGACATTTGGTACTATTACATTTGTCCGCGCGAAGTTTGGCTGATGAAGCATCAGATTGCTCCAGACCAAGAAGATGAAGCGATAGAAATTGGGAGATTTCTTTCTGAAACAACTTACCAGAGAGACAAGAAAGAAATATCGATAGGTTCCATTGTCATTGATCGCATCCGTCAAGAAGACGGCCAGTTGATTATAGGAGAAGTGAAGAAGTCATTGAGCTATTTAAAAAGCGCTCGAATGCAGCTGTTATACTATTTAGATACGTTGAGACAGGCGGGGATCTACGCGGAAGGGGAACTGTTGTTTCCAAAGGAGCGGAAAAAAGAATGTGTCGAATGGACCGAGGAAGGGCGGCATGAGTTAGAACGTGCCATTGCCGACATCCGTCGCATCGTGCGAATGCCTGTCCCACCGCCGCCGAAAAAGATATCATTTTGCGGCAAATGCGCCTACCGTGAATATTGTTGGGCGGAGGAATAG
- a CDS encoding CRISPR-associated helicase/endonuclease Cas3, with protein sequence MYSHPHYFLSDHLRGVEQLSSLFLSEKSVRLAESGQLGEVNRWIALFHDIGKSHAFFQQYIQSPDSFQGPPALKSHALLSAVLVAVFLQEKGMDEFWRLLAFLVVKRHHGNLDDWLEELKRMGDEAKTLLKRQAEATDFSALSKQMACLGVGQEAIWTKEVWLAWIERFFAEARSLRRWIMKWNRSNDSLVPYLQLLFLFSLLIDADKSEVGILQKQSWSFSGRKDIPADLILRYKQQQSWPKTKLNEWRERAFQEVDQAPIDLRHHVYSLNLPTGMGKTLAGLHFALRLRHEIERRQQVTPRIIYSLPFLSIIDQTASVLKDVFAASGMQEDHQLWLAHHHLADMRYVTRQDEERYDADYEAAKLLVEGWHSELIVTTFVQLFETIFSHRNASLRKFHRLANSIILIDEVQAVPHRYWLAVRRLFAAMAEELGCYFIFSSATDPKWFPEAVSLVNESAYFQLLSRVTLHPDIDEPLEIEEFARQIEWDGEKTYLFILNTIESAKALYRAFLDEGIDEGDMTFLSTHIPPKERLRRIMAAKNGEYRIVVSTQLIEAGVDIDFDVVYRDFAPLDSIQQAAGRCNRHGQRGGKVHIVRLTDNKKRLYASYIYDAIRLDITQALLKGKAKIEESEFLQLITAYFETLAARMSNNESERLLKGMMTLYFDGEETVDRLPVSHFHLIEGEGEKLNVFIELDEEASEVFREYETILRISDRWERRKRFSDIKTRFFQYVIAIPARVDHQPPIVHGIGYVGHDSLSDFYDEALGYRTKSEGLIW encoded by the coding sequence ATGTATTCTCATCCCCATTATTTTTTGTCGGATCATTTGCGAGGGGTGGAACAGCTTTCCTCCCTCTTTTTGTCTGAAAAGTCCGTCCGTCTCGCTGAGTCCGGACAGTTGGGGGAAGTGAATCGGTGGATTGCGCTTTTTCATGATATCGGCAAAAGTCATGCCTTCTTCCAGCAATACATCCAATCACCGGATTCCTTTCAAGGTCCGCCTGCATTAAAAAGCCATGCGCTTTTGTCGGCTGTCCTCGTAGCGGTTTTTTTACAAGAAAAGGGGATGGATGAGTTTTGGCGATTGTTGGCGTTTCTTGTCGTGAAGCGGCATCATGGGAATTTAGACGATTGGCTGGAAGAACTGAAGCGGATGGGGGACGAGGCCAAGACGTTGTTGAAACGTCAAGCTGAAGCAACAGACTTTTCCGCACTATCCAAACAGATGGCCTGTTTGGGTGTTGGACAAGAAGCGATTTGGACGAAAGAAGTGTGGTTAGCGTGGATTGAACGATTTTTTGCCGAAGCTCGCTCGTTGCGCCGCTGGATCATGAAATGGAATCGAAGCAATGATTCGCTTGTGCCATATTTGCAACTGTTGTTTCTCTTCTCTCTGCTCATTGATGCAGATAAGTCAGAAGTTGGAATTTTGCAAAAGCAGTCATGGTCGTTTTCCGGGCGCAAGGACATTCCGGCTGATTTGATTCTGCGCTATAAGCAGCAACAATCGTGGCCGAAAACGAAGTTGAATGAATGGAGAGAGCGGGCGTTTCAAGAAGTGGATCAGGCGCCGATCGATTTGCGTCATCATGTGTATTCGTTGAACTTGCCAACCGGAATGGGAAAAACGTTAGCCGGTCTCCACTTTGCCTTGCGTCTTCGCCACGAAATCGAACGCCGTCAACAGGTGACGCCCCGAATCATTTACAGTCTTCCTTTTCTCAGCATCATTGACCAGACGGCAAGTGTTCTAAAAGACGTTTTTGCTGCGAGCGGAATGCAGGAGGATCACCAGCTTTGGCTTGCGCATCATCATCTGGCTGATATGCGTTATGTGACAAGGCAAGATGAGGAGCGTTACGACGCTGATTATGAGGCAGCGAAACTGTTGGTGGAAGGTTGGCATTCGGAATTGATTGTGACTACCTTTGTGCAGCTGTTCGAAACGATTTTTTCTCACCGCAATGCTTCACTGCGCAAATTTCATCGGTTGGCCAATTCCATTATTCTCATCGATGAGGTGCAGGCCGTTCCTCATCGTTATTGGTTGGCTGTTCGCCGCTTGTTTGCTGCGATGGCGGAAGAACTCGGCTGTTATTTTATCTTCAGCTCGGCAACGGATCCAAAATGGTTTCCAGAAGCGGTTTCCCTTGTCAATGAATCGGCCTATTTTCAACTGCTTTCCCGGGTGACCTTGCATCCAGACATCGACGAACCGCTAGAGATCGAGGAGTTTGCTCGGCAAATCGAGTGGGATGGGGAAAAAACGTACTTATTCATTTTGAATACGATTGAGAGTGCTAAAGCTTTATACCGTGCCTTTCTAGACGAAGGCATAGATGAGGGGGACATGACGTTTCTGTCTACTCATATTCCGCCAAAAGAACGCCTGCGGCGGATCATGGCAGCGAAAAACGGGGAGTATCGGATTGTCGTTAGCACGCAGTTGATCGAGGCGGGGGTTGATATTGATTTTGATGTGGTCTACCGAGACTTTGCCCCCTTGGATTCCATCCAGCAGGCAGCTGGAAGGTGCAACCGCCACGGACAGCGAGGAGGGAAGGTGCACATTGTTCGCTTAACAGACAACAAAAAGCGATTATACGCGAGCTATATTTATGATGCGATCCGCTTAGACATTACACAGGCTTTGTTAAAAGGAAAAGCGAAAATAGAGGAAAGCGAATTTTTACAGTTGATTACAGCCTATTTCGAAACGCTGGCTGCACGAATGAGCAATAACGAGTCCGAACGGCTGTTAAAAGGGATGATGACGCTGTACTTTGATGGGGAAGAAACCGTTGACCGCCTTCCTGTGTCGCATTTTCACCTGATTGAAGGAGAAGGGGAAAAACTCAATGTCTTTATTGAGCTGGATGAGGAAGCGAGCGAAGTGTTTCGTGAATATGAGACCATTTTGCGAATCAGCGATCGGTGGGAGCGGAGGAAGAGATTTTCTGATATTAAAACCCGCTTTTTTCAATATGTCATTGCGATTCCAGCGCGGGTAGATCACCAACCGCCGATTGTCCATGGGATCGGGTATGTGGGACACGATTCGCTGTCAGACTTTTACGATGAGGCGCTCGGGTACCGGACGAAAAGTGAAGGGCTCATTTGGTAG
- the cas6 gene encoding CRISPR-associated endoribonuclease Cas6, producing the protein MRLTITMNGRQGPVSLPLHYQHLLQGLLYRSLESERFATFLHEIGFRHEKRSFKLFTFSRLVGRHEVDRGKKTIRFLDDFQWHIDTILPDLTEQLGQQLLLRREIWLYDQPVEVQSVKMDKVEIAQNTIEVAMLSPLTVYSTYETIDGKKKTHFFGPDDDVFPHLVELNFRHKYEAYYGVEPAERLVIQPVHVHHRHRVVTRFKDMYITGWLGHYRLSSSPEQLTFLYHVGLGSRNSQGFGMFRLISE; encoded by the coding sequence ATGAGACTGACCATTACGATGAACGGGCGGCAAGGCCCCGTGTCGCTGCCGCTTCATTATCAGCATTTGCTGCAAGGCCTGTTGTATCGTTCGCTAGAAAGTGAACGATTCGCGACGTTTTTGCATGAGATCGGCTTCCGCCATGAGAAGCGATCGTTTAAACTGTTTACGTTTAGCCGTCTAGTTGGAAGGCATGAAGTGGATAGGGGAAAGAAAACGATACGATTTTTGGACGATTTCCAATGGCATATCGACACGATTCTCCCGGATTTGACCGAGCAGCTCGGGCAGCAGTTGTTGCTGCGGCGGGAGATTTGGCTTTACGATCAGCCGGTGGAGGTCCAAAGCGTGAAGATGGACAAGGTGGAAATTGCCCAAAACACCATCGAGGTGGCCATGCTCTCCCCGCTGACCGTATACAGCACGTATGAAACGATCGATGGCAAAAAGAAAACGCATTTTTTCGGGCCGGACGACGACGTCTTTCCCCACCTCGTGGAGCTGAATTTCCGCCATAAATACGAAGCGTACTATGGCGTCGAGCCAGCAGAGAGATTGGTGATCCAGCCTGTCCATGTCCACCACCGTCATCGAGTGGTAACACGATTCAAAGATATGTATATTACGGGCTGGTTAGGCCATTATCGTCTTTCCTCTTCTCCCGAACAACTGACGTTTCTATACCACGTTGGCCTAGGCAGCCGCAATTCCCAAGGATTCGGCATGTTTCGGTTAATCAGCGAGTGA